The following proteins are co-located in the Polystyrenella longa genome:
- a CDS encoding PadR family transcriptional regulator, which translates to MTDKTSEKASIDKFDSQLMRGSLDLMILAVLDRDRQYGYSILQELRDASAEKVDLKAGTLYPILHRLEAEKLIRSKWDESTGRKRKWYELTKAGHKRLQQQAQTWHAYVNCIQSLLPPSLAQPLPAT; encoded by the coding sequence ATGACAGATAAAACGAGTGAGAAAGCGTCGATCGACAAATTTGATTCTCAGCTCATGCGTGGGAGTCTCGATCTGATGATTCTCGCCGTGCTTGATCGCGACCGGCAGTACGGGTATTCAATCCTGCAGGAGCTTCGCGACGCCTCTGCTGAGAAAGTCGATCTCAAGGCGGGCACACTCTATCCCATTCTGCACCGACTCGAAGCCGAGAAGCTGATCCGCAGTAAATGGGATGAATCGACGGGCCGCAAACGTAAATGGTATGAGCTGACCAAGGCAGGCCACAAACGGTTACAGCAGCAGGCACAAACCTGGCACGCCTACGTGAACTGTATCCAGTCGCTGTTGCCACCAAGTCTGGCTCAACCACTTCCCGCGACTTGA
- a CDS encoding acetyl-CoA carboxylase carboxyltransferase subunit alpha: MSKLQPLPFERPIFEMEQQLENLEAKPEPSSETLDAIRNMRVEIARLKREIYENLDPWDIVKVARHQERPQTLDYIELVFDEFVELHGDQAFGDDRSILTGFAKLDDHKVMLVGHHKGRNLKERNEHNYGMAHPEGYRKALEKMKLAAKYGLPIISLIDTSGAYPGVGAEERGISRYIAMNLREMSVLKTPVICVVIGEGGSGGAIGIGIGDHVCILQYAYYSVISPEGCAGILWKHAKHADKAARALRFTSKDLLEFGIVDEIIPEPLGGAHRDHREMARTLKSSLIQNLKELGSRPIDELLDGRYQKFRQFGRFEEEIATQAEDASQS, from the coding sequence ATGTCCAAATTGCAACCTCTACCGTTTGAGCGACCTATTTTCGAGATGGAACAACAACTCGAGAATTTGGAAGCTAAGCCCGAACCCTCCTCCGAGACACTGGATGCCATACGCAATATGCGTGTGGAAATCGCCCGGTTGAAACGCGAAATTTACGAAAACCTCGATCCGTGGGACATCGTAAAGGTCGCTCGTCATCAGGAGCGCCCCCAGACATTGGACTACATTGAACTTGTCTTTGATGAGTTTGTTGAGTTGCACGGGGACCAGGCATTTGGAGATGACCGATCCATTCTGACTGGTTTTGCCAAACTGGATGATCACAAAGTAATGCTTGTCGGGCATCATAAAGGAAGAAATCTGAAAGAACGCAACGAGCACAATTACGGTATGGCCCATCCCGAGGGTTATCGAAAAGCACTTGAGAAAATGAAGCTGGCCGCCAAGTATGGTTTGCCGATCATCAGTCTGATTGACACTTCAGGAGCTTATCCCGGAGTAGGGGCCGAGGAGCGGGGGATCTCACGGTATATCGCGATGAATCTGCGCGAAATGTCCGTACTGAAGACTCCCGTGATTTGTGTGGTTATCGGAGAAGGGGGGTCCGGAGGGGCGATCGGGATTGGAATCGGCGATCATGTCTGCATTCTACAGTACGCCTACTATTCGGTAATCAGTCCCGAGGGCTGTGCAGGCATTCTCTGGAAACATGCTAAGCACGCCGACAAAGCAGCTCGGGCGTTGCGATTCACCAGTAAAGATCTGCTGGAGTTCGGCATCGTAGATGAAATCATTCCCGAGCCACTGGGCGGAGCGCATCGCGACCATCGGGAAATGGCTCGCACGCTGAAGTCCTCTTTGATCCAGAACCTCAAAGAGTTGGGCAGCCGACCGATTGATGAATTGCTCGACGGGCGATACCAGAAGTTTCGTCAGTTCGGACGTTTCGAAGAAGAGATTGCGACGCAGGCCGAAGACGCAAGCCAATCGTAG
- a CDS encoding serine/threonine protein kinase, with the protein MSEEAHLVDEYELLNCIATGTNTQIWEVVEQGTSRRFAMKLMLPEAYDSSLQRGIIKHEAKVGQAIGHPNIIQFQHFSMKKPHGYILMEYFRALNLKAQIRNDLVGLQSRLKKVLEGVCQGLSSMHDKGWIHLDVKPDNILANKSCEVKLIDFSLAKRPGGGFLGSNSRKPIRGTRTYLAPETIRKKAPVPATDIYSLGISMYEILTGGVPFSGTSPDLLLENHLVRIPLPPSKTNENVTPEADALVLKMLNKRPEDRFVTAHEFYSELRKINLFKREPLELQAERNRIRKEKEAEELASDEAKLDSRADALRVQKGLATITAKGPAPKPAAQEKPAAPKPASPAPAAARPSQSPPAPLPPGQSGQFTMPPGQPAPGQPYPGQGYPNQPYPNQGYPNQGYPGQGYPPQGYPGQPYPGQGYPGQQVPGQPVPGQPYPGYPNAPTGEPAGQVPGQPSVHPGQGGAQQPGQPATGQPTQNQPAPPQQRPNLGQNAPPSPPAGGSQIPGQQPKPSQPPNPAQKTVLTRPVPPPVPEEPGDDLPEMDELPPVS; encoded by the coding sequence GTGTCTGAAGAAGCCCATTTAGTTGATGAATATGAGTTGCTCAATTGCATCGCCACCGGAACGAATACTCAAATCTGGGAAGTCGTGGAGCAGGGGACGAGCCGACGTTTCGCGATGAAATTGATGCTCCCGGAAGCGTACGACTCTTCGCTGCAGCGAGGAATTATCAAGCACGAAGCGAAAGTCGGGCAGGCGATCGGGCATCCGAATATCATTCAATTTCAGCATTTCTCAATGAAGAAACCGCACGGTTATATCCTGATGGAGTATTTCCGGGCGTTGAATTTGAAGGCGCAGATCCGGAATGATCTCGTGGGATTGCAGTCGCGATTGAAAAAGGTTTTAGAAGGAGTATGTCAGGGTCTGTCTTCGATGCATGACAAAGGGTGGATCCATCTGGATGTAAAACCTGACAATATTCTTGCGAACAAAAGCTGCGAAGTGAAGCTGATTGACTTTTCACTCGCAAAACGTCCTGGCGGCGGATTTTTAGGCTCAAATAGTCGAAAACCAATCCGTGGCACCCGCACTTATCTGGCTCCAGAAACGATCCGGAAAAAAGCTCCCGTGCCTGCGACAGACATCTACAGCTTGGGGATTTCGATGTATGAGATCCTGACGGGTGGGGTACCTTTCAGCGGAACGTCTCCTGACCTGCTGTTGGAAAATCATTTGGTCAGGATTCCCTTGCCACCTTCCAAGACGAATGAAAATGTCACGCCGGAGGCAGACGCTCTGGTTTTAAAAATGCTGAATAAACGGCCCGAAGACCGCTTTGTGACGGCGCACGAGTTTTACAGCGAACTTCGCAAAATTAATTTATTCAAGCGAGAGCCATTGGAATTACAGGCCGAACGGAACCGTATCCGCAAGGAAAAAGAGGCCGAGGAGCTCGCTTCAGACGAAGCGAAGCTCGATAGTCGAGCAGACGCATTACGGGTTCAGAAGGGCTTGGCGACAATTACTGCGAAAGGTCCAGCGCCCAAACCAGCCGCCCAGGAAAAGCCAGCGGCTCCCAAACCGGCATCGCCAGCTCCAGCTGCGGCTCGTCCGTCACAATCACCCCCTGCACCTTTGCCTCCTGGGCAGAGTGGGCAATTTACGATGCCGCCCGGGCAACCCGCTCCTGGTCAGCCTTACCCAGGGCAAGGGTATCCCAATCAACCCTATCCTAACCAAGGTTATCCCAATCAAGGATACCCGGGGCAAGGCTATCCTCCACAGGGCTATCCCGGCCAACCCTATCCCGGCCAAGGTTATCCAGGACAACAGGTTCCGGGACAACCAGTTCCGGGACAACCTTACCCAGGTTATCCCAATGCACCCACCGGTGAACCGGCAGGTCAGGTACCCGGTCAACCATCAGTTCATCCAGGTCAGGGGGGGGCTCAACAACCCGGTCAGCCCGCTACTGGTCAGCCCACACAGAATCAGCCCGCACCACCACAGCAACGGCCGAATCTTGGGCAAAACGCTCCGCCTAGCCCCCCCGCTGGGGGAAGTCAGATTCCCGGGCAGCAACCTAAACCGTCTCAGCCACCTAATCCGGCACAGAAAACGGTGCTAACTCGACCGGTTCCGCCACCTGTGCCCGAGGAACCGGGTGACGATCTGCCCGAAATGGACGAATTACCACCAGTGAGTTGA